The genomic segment GCCGCCTCACCGCGATCATGGGCCCCTCCGGCTCCGGCAAGTCGACCCTGATGCACTGCCTGGCCGGTCTGGACACCGTCACCGCCGGTGAGATCCACCTCGGCGACACGGAGATCACCGGCCTCAAGGACAAGAAGCTCACCCGGCTCCGCCGGGACCGGGTCGGCTTCATCTTCCAGGCGTTCAACCTGCTGCCCACGCTCAACGCCCTGGAGAACATCACCCTCCCCATGGACATCGCGGGCCGCAGGCCCGACCAGGCGTGGCTGGACCGCGTCGTGGACACCGTCGGCCTGCGGGACCGGCTGAAGCACCGGCCGACCGAGCTCTCCGGCGGCCAGCAGCAGCGGGTCGCGGTGGCGCGGGCCCTGGCCGCCCGGCCGGAGATCATCTTCGGTGACGAGCCGACCGGCAACCTCGACTCCCGGGCCGGCGCCGAGGTGCTGGGCTTCCTGCGCCGTTCCGTGGACGAGCTGGGCCAGACGATCGTGATGGTCACCCACGACCCGGTGGCCGCCGCCTACGCCGACCGGGTCCTCTACCTCGCCGACGGCCGCATCGTCGACGACATGCCGGACCCGACCGCCGAGCGGGTCCTGGAGCGGATGCTCAGCCTCTCGGCGGACGAGGGCCCCGGACACGAGGCCCCCGGGCACGCGGCTTCCGGCCTGTCCGCACACGCCCCGTCCGACCCGGCCGCGTCCGCCCGCGGGAGGGCGTGATGACCGTCCTCAAGACCTCCCTGCGCAACTTCGTCGCGCACAAGGGCCGCATGGTGCTCTCCGCCGTCGCGGTGCTGCTGTCGGTGGCGTTCGTGTGCGGCACGCTCGTCTTCACCGACACCATGAACACCACCTTCGACAAGCTGTTCGCCTCGACCGCCTCGGACGTCACCGTCTCGGCGAAGACCGACGAGAACGCCCAGCAGACCGGTAAGGCGCCCACCATCCCCGAGGCCACGGCCGCCCGGCTGGAGAAGCTGGACGGTGTGGAGAAGGCGCAGGCGGACGTCTTCGACGAGCGCGTCACCCTCGTCGACGACCAGGGCAACAACCTCTCGCCGGACACCGGTGCCCCCACCATCGCCAGCGACTGGGGGGCCGAGGAGGACTCGGTGATGGAGCTGGTCTCCGGTCACGCCCCGCGCGGCCCGACCGAGGTCATCGTCGACGCCGACACCGCCGACCGGAAGAAGCTGGAGCTCGGCGACGCCGTCAAGGTCATCTCCTTCCGGGGCACCACCGAGGCGGAGATCACCGGTATCGCGAAGTTCACCGCCACCAACCCCGGCGCCGCACTGGTGTTCTTCGACCGCCCCACCGCCCAGGAGAAGCTCCTCGGCTCCACCGACCTGGTCAGCCAGGTGCTGCTGACCGCGGCCGACGGCGTCACCGACGAGCAGCTCAAGAAGGACGTCATCGCGGAGCTCGGCGGCGGCTTCGAGGTGAAGACGAAGGACGAGGCGGCCGACTCGGCCGCGGACGAGGTCGGCGGCTTCCTCGACTTCATGAAGTACGCGCTGCTCGGCTTCGCCGGGATCTCCGTCCTGGTCGGCATCTTCCTGATCGTCAACACCTTCTCCATGCTGGTCGCCCAGCGGACCCGCGAGATCGGCCTGATGCGCGCCATCGGGGCCAGCCGCAAGCAGGTCAACCGCTCCGTGCTCACCGAGGCGCTGCTGCTGGGCCTGGTCGGCTCGCTGCTGGGCATCGGCGCGGGCATCGGCATCGCCATCGCCCTGATGGAACTCATGGGCCTGGTCGGGATGAACCTCGACACCTCCGACCTGACCGTCAAGGCGACCACGCCCCTGATCGGTCTGGTGCTCGGTGTCGTCGTCACCGTCGTCGCCGCCTACCTCCCGGGCCGCCGGGCGGGGAAGGTCTCGCCGATGGCCGCCCTGCGCGACGCGGGCACCCCGGCCGACGGCCGGGCCGGCCGGGTGCGGGCCGTGGTCGGGCTGGTCCTGACGGCCATCGGCGCGGCCGGTCTCGTCCTCGCCGCGCGGGCGGACGAGGCCGGGCAGGGGGCGCAGTTCCTCTCCCTGGGCATCGTGTTCAGCCTCATCGGCTTCGTGGTGATCGGCCCGCTGCTGGCGGGCGTCGTGGTCCGGGCGATCAGCGTGGTCGTGCTGCGGCTCTTCGGGCCGGTGGGCCGGATGGCCGAGCGCAACGCCCTGCGCAACCCGCGCCGTACGGGCGCCACGGCCGCCGCGCTGATGATCGGCCTGGCGCTGGTCGCGGGGTTGTCCGTGGTCGGCTCCTCCATGGTGGCCTCCGCCGAGGAACAGCTCGACAAGTCGGTCGGGGCGGACTTCATCGTCGGCTCCGACACCGGTCAGCTGATCACGCCGGAGGCGGAGCAGGCGGTCAAGGACACCCCCGGCCTGGCCCACGTCACCGACTACAAGTTCGTCCGCGTCGAGCTGTCCACGCCGGACGGGAAGAAGACCGAGACCGGTCTGGCCGCCGCCGACCCGACCTACGCCGAGGACCTGCGGGTGGAGACCGTGGCGGGCGAGCTCTCCGCCGCGTACGGCGAGGACGCCCTGTCCGTCCCGGAGGACTTCGCCAAGGACCACGGCATCGAGCTCGGGGAGACGGTCACCGCGGAGTTCACCGGCGGGAAGTCCGCGGAGCTGGAGGTGGCGGCGATCACCACCCAGGACACCTCGGTCGACCAGGGGGCGATGTACGTCAACATCGCCACCGTGGAGCGGTACCTCCCCGAGGGGAAGATGCCGGCGAACATGATGATGTTCGGCAAGGCGGAGGAGGGCAAGGCCGACCAGGCGTACGCCGCCCTGAAGGACAGCCTGAAGGACTACCCGCAGTACAAGGTCCGCGACCAGGCCGACTACAAGGAGACCCTGCGCGACCAGATCGGGCAGCTGCTCAACATGGTCTACGGGCTGCTCGCCCTGGCGATCATCGTGGCCGTCCTCGGTGTGGTGAACACCCTCGCCCTGTCGGTGGTCGAACGCACCCGCGAGATCGGCCTGCTGCGGGCCATCGGCCTCTCCCGGCGCCAGCTGCGCCGCATGATCCGCCTGGAGTCCGTGGTCATCGCCCTCTTCGGCGCGGGCCTCGGTCTGGGCCTCGGCATGGCCTGGGGCGCGGCGACCCAGCAGCTGCTGGCCCTGGAGGGCCTGGGCGTGCTGGACATCCCCTGGCCGACGATCATCACCGTGTTCTTCGGCTCGGCGCTGGTGGGACTGATCGCGGCCCTGGTCCCGGCGTTCCGGGCCGGGCGGATGAACGTGCTGAACGCCATCGCGACCGAGTAGCGCGGCCGCCGGCCGTCTCGAACGCGCGGGCTCCGGACCACTCGGCGGTCCGGAGCCCGCTCCGTTCCCGGCCCGGATGGCCCCTGCCTGCCCCCTGATCCCTGCGTCCTGTTCCCGCGGGCCTCCGCCGCCGCGCGGCCACGGCTGTCCGTGCGGCGACGTAGGCTGAGAGCGTTACCCGGACCGTCCGCCCGCCGCAGCACAGCCGCGGCGGGGACGTGCCGGGCCGTTCGCGTTGCCCATCTCCTCCCGGGACGGAATAAGCCCCCATGAGCCTGCACGGTCTGCTCGACGCCGTCGTCCGCGACCCCGCGCTCGCCGAAGCGGTGCGGGCCGCCACCGACGGCCGGCGTCCGCACGTCGATCTCGTCGGCCCGCCGGCCGCCCGCCCCTTCGCCGTGGCGGCCCTGGCCCGGGACACCGGGCGGCCCGTGCTGGCCGTCACCGCCACCGGCCGTGAGGCCGAGGACCTCGCCGCCGCCCTGCGCTGCCTGCTGCCCCCGGACGAGGTCGTGGAGTACCCCTCCTGGGAGACGCTGCCGCACGAGCGGCTCTCGCCGCGCTCCGACACCGTCGGCCGCCGCCTCGCCGTGCTGCGCCGGCTCACCCACCCCTCGGCCGACGACCCGTCCGCGGGCCCCGTGCGGGTCGTCGTCGCCCCCGTGCGCTCGGTGCTCCAGCCGCAGGTCAAGGGGCTCGGGGAGCTGGAGCCGGTCAGCCTGCGGCAGGGCGAGAGCGCCGATCTGGCCGAGATCACCGAGGCGCTGGCGGCCGCCGCGTACGCCCGGGTCGAGCTGGTCGAGAAGCGCGGCGACTTCGCCGTCCGCGGCGGCATCCTCGATGTCTTCCCGCCCACCGAGGAGCACCCCCTGCGGGTGGAGTTCTGGGGTGACGAGGCCGAGGAGATCCGCTACTTCAAGGTCGCCGACCAGCGCTCCCTGGAGGTCGCCGAGCACGGCCTGTGGGCGCCCCCCTGCCGCGAGCTGCTGCTCACCGAGGACGTGCGGCGGCGGGCCGCGGAGCTCGCCGAGCGCCGCCCGGAGCTGGGCGAACTCCTCGGGAAGATCGCCGAGGGGATCGCGGTGGAGGGCATGGAGTCCCTGGCGCCGGTCCTGGTCGACGAGATGGAACTGCTGATCGACGTCCTCCCCGAGGGCAGCATGGCCGTCGTCTGCGACCCGGAGCGGGTCCGCACCCGCGCGGCCGATCTCGTCGCCACCAGCCAGGAGTTCCTCCAGGCGTCCTGGGCGGCCACCGCCATGGCGGACACCGGCGAGGCCCCCATCGACGTGGGCGCGGCCTCCCTGCGGGGCATCGCCGAGGTCCGGGAACGGGCCCGGGAGATCGGGATGCCCTGGTGGTCGGTCAGCCCCTTCGCGGCCGACGAGGAGGCCGGCGGGGACACCGTCAAACTGGGCATGCGTGCCGCCGAGAGCTACCGCGGCGACACCGCCCGCGCGCTGGCCGACACCAAGGGCTGGCTGGCCGACGGCTGGCGCGCCGTCTACCTCACCGAGGGCCACGGCACGGCGGCCCGGATGGCCGAGGTCCTGGGCGGCGAGGGCATCCCCGCCCGGCTGGAGGACGGCCTCGGGGACGGACCGGAGGCGATCGCCCCGTCCGTCGTCCACGTTGCCTGCGGCACCCTCGACCAGGGCTTCACCGACCCCGGCCTCAAACTGGCCGTGCTCACCGAGACCGACCTCACGGGCCAGAAGACCGCCGGCAAGGACGGCGCCCGGATGCCGGCCCGCCGCCGCAAGACCATCGACCCGCTGACCCTGGAGGCGGGCGACTACATCGTCCACGAGCAGCACGGCGTCGGCCGCTATCTGGAGATGGTGCAGCGCACCGTCCAGGGCGCCACCCGCGAGTACCTGCTGGTGGAGTACGCGCCCGCGAAGCGCGGCCAGCCCGGCGACCGCCTCTACATCCCCACCGACCAGCTGGAGCAGGTCACCAAGTACGTCGGCGGCGAGGCCCCGACGCTGCACCGGCTCGGCGGCGCCGACTGGACGAAGACCAAGGCCCGCGCCAAGAAGGCGGTCAAGGAGATCGCCGCCGACCTCATCCGGCTCTACTCGGCCCGGATGGCCGCTCCCGGCCACACGTTCGGAGCGGACACCCCCTGGCAGCGCGAGCTGGAGGACGCCTTCCCGTACGCGGAGACCCCCGACCAGCTCACCACCATCGCCGAAGTCAAGGAGGACATGGAGAAGTCGGTCCCGATGGACCGGCTGATCTGCGGCGACGTCGGCTACGGCAAGACGGAGATCGCGGTACGGGCCGCCTTCAAGGCCGTCCAGGACGGCAAGCAGGTCGCGGTGCTCGTCCCCACGACCCTGCTGGTGCAGCAGCACATGGGCACCTTCTCCGAGCGCTACGCCGCCTTCCCCGTCAAGGTCAAGGCACTGTCCCGTTTCCAGACCGACACCGAGGCGAAGGCCGTTCTGGAGGGGATGCGGGAGGGGTCCGTCGACATCGTCATCGGCACCCACCGGCTGTTCTCCTCCGAGACCAAGTTCAAGGACCTCGGGCTCGTCATCGTCGACGAGGAGCAGCGCTTCGGCGTCGAGCACAAGGAGCAGCTGAAGAAGCTCCGTGCCAACGTCGACGTGCTGACCATGTCCGCGACGCCCATCCCGCGCACCCTGGAGATGGCCGTCACCGGCATCCGGGAGATGTCCACGATCACCACCCCGCCGGAGGAGCGGCACCCGGTCCTCACCTTCGTCGGCCCGTACGACACCAAGCAGATCGGCGCCGCCATCCGCCGCGAACTGCTGCGCGAGGGACAGGTGTTCTACATCCACAACCGGGTGGAGTCCATCGACCGGGCGGCCGCCCGGCTGCGCGAGGCCGTGCCCGAGGCGCGGATCGCGACCGCGCACGGCCAGATGTCGGAGTCGGCGCTGGAGCAGGTCGTCGTCGACTTCTGGGAGAAGAAGTTCGACGTGCTGGTGTCCACGACGATCGTCGAGTCCGGCATCGACATCGCCAACGCCAACACCCTGATCGTGGAACGGGCCGACACCTTCGGCCTCTCCCAGCTCCACCAGCTGCGGGGCCGCGTCGGCCGCAGCCGCGAGCGCGGCTACGCCTACTTCCTCTACCCGCCGGAGAAGCCGCTCACCGAGACCGCCCACGAGCGGCTGGCCACCATCGCGCAGCACACCGAGATGGGCGCGGGCATGTACGTCGCCATGAAGGACCTGGAGATCCGCGGCGCGGGCAACCTCCTCGGCGGCGAGCAGTCCGGGCACATCGCGGGCGTCGGCTTCGACCTCTACGTCCGGATGGTGGGCGAGGCGGTCGCCGACTACCGCGCCTCCCTGGAGGGCGGCGTGGAGGAGGAGCCGCCGCTGGAGGTCAAGATCGAACTTCCGGTGGACGCGCATGTCCCGCACGACTACGCGCCCGGCGAGCGGCTGCGCCTCCAGGCGTACCGGGCGATCGCCTCCGCGAACTCCGAGGAGGACATCGCCGCCGTCCGCGAGGAACTGACGGACCGGTACGGAAAGCTGCCGGAGCCGGTGGAGAACCTGCTGCTGGTCGCCGGCTTGCGGATGCTGGCCCGCTCCTGCGGGGTCACGGACATCACGCTCCAGGGCTCCAGCATCCGCTTCGGGCCGGTGGAGCTGCGGGAGTCGCAGGAGCTGCGGCTGAAGCGGCTCCACCCGCGGGCGGTGATCAAGCCGGCCACGCGGCAGCTCCTGGTGCCGCGCCCGGCGACGGCCCGGATCGGCGGCAAGCCGCTGGTCGGCCGCGAACTGCTGGCGTGGACGGGGGAGTTCCTGACGACGGTGGTGTCCTGACGGCGGTGTCGTAACGGCGGTGGATGAGGGAAGGCGATGAATCCCACGGAGGCGCACCACGGACTGGCGGCCCACGAAGTGGTGATGCTGCTGGAGACGGACCCCCACCGGGGCCTGGACGAGGGCGAGGTGGCCCGGAGGCAGCAGCGCTACGGCCCCAATGTGCTGCCGGCCGCCACGGGTGGCGGCCTGCTCCTGCGGGTGCTGCGGCAGTTCCACCATCCGCTGATCTATGTGTTGCTGGCCGCGGGCACGATCACGGCCCTGCTGCACGAGTACACGGACTCCGCGGTGATCTTCGGCGTCGTGGTGGTCAACGCGGTCGTCGGATTCGTGCAGGAGTCGAAGGCCGAGGCCGCGTTGGACGCCCTGCGGTCGATGGTGCAGACCCGGGCCCGGGTGGTGCGCGACGGCCGCGAACGGATGGTGCCCTCGCAGGAGCTGGTCCCCGGTGACCTGGTGCTGGTGGAGGCGGGGGACAAGGTCCCCGCCGATGTGCGCCTGATCCGGCCGGTGTCGCTGCGGGTGGACGAGTCGGCGCTGACGGGCGAGTCGGTGCCGGTGGCGAAGGACGAGACGGTGCTGCCCGCCACGGCCGCGGTCGCCGACCGGCACAACATGCTCTACTCGGGGACACTGGTGACCGCGGGCAGCGGCACCGGTGTCACGGTCGCCACCGGCGGCGAGACGGAACTGGGGGCGATCCACCGGCTGGTGGGGTCCGCCGAGACGCTGGTCACCCCGCTGACGGCGAAGCTCAACCAGTTCAGCAAGGTGCTGACGGTGGCCATCCTGGCGCTGGCGGCGCTGACCTTCGGCATCGGCCTGGCGCGCGGGCAGGACGGGGCGGAGACCTTCACCGCCGCGGTCGCCCTGGCCGTGGGCGCCATCCCCGAAGGGCTGCCGGCCGCGGTCACCATCACGCTGGCCATCGGGGTGGCGCGGATGGCGCGGCGCAAGGCGGTGGTCCGCCAGCTCCCGGCGGTGGAGACGCTGGGCAGCACCACGGTCATCGGCTCGGACAAGACGGGCACGCTCACCGAGAACCAGATGACGGTCCGGGCGGTGTGGACCCCGGACGGGGCCGAGTACGAGGTGACCGGGTCGGGATATGCGCCCGAGGGGGAGATCGTCCACGGAACGGACGGCACCGTGGCCGCGCCCCGGCCGCGCTCGGCGCTGTGGTGGACCCTGCTGGCCGGGGCCGCCTGCAACGACGCGGCCCTCACCCACGAGGAGGGGCGGTGGGGGCTCGTCGGCGATCCGACCGAGGGCGCGCTGCTCGTCGCGGCCGCCAAGGGCGGGCTCGACCCGGCTGCGCTCCCGGGAGAGTACGCCCGGGCCGGCACCCTTCCGTTCAGCTCCGAACGGCAGTTCATGGCCACCCTCCACCGCGATCCCGGTTCCGGCGGCGGCACCGGCCACGTCGTGCTGGTCAAGGGTGCGGTCGAACGGGTTCTGCCGCTGTGCGGCGGGCAATCGGCCGCGGACGGCACCGTCCGGGAACTGGACGCGGACGCCGTGCTTCGCGCCGCGGAGGGCCTGGCGGGCCGGGGGCTGCGGGTGCTGGCCACCGCGGTGCGCACGGACCCGGACCCCCGCGCGTTCGGTGAGGACACGCTGGACGGCACCCTGACCCTGACCGGGCTGCAGGCGATGCTCGACCCGCCGCGCCCGGCGGCCGCGTCGGCGGTCCGGGCCTGCCACACCGCCGGGATCACGGTCAAGATGATCACCGGGGACCACGCGGCCACGGCCGGGGCCATCGCCGAGCGGCTCCATCTCTTCGGTGACGTCGGAGGCTCGCGCGGCGACGCGGGAGTACTCACCGGCGCCGACCTGGACGCGCTGCCGGCGGAGGAGTACCCGGAGGCGGTGGACCGCGCACGGGTCTTCGCCCGGGTCTCCCCGGAGCAGAAACTCCGGCTGGTCGAGGCGCTGCAATCGCGCGGCCACGTGGTGGCCATGACCGGCGACGGCGTCAACGACGCTCCCGCCCTGCGCCAGGCCAACATCGGCATCGCCATGGGGCGGGGCGGCACCGAGGTCGCCAAGGAGGCGGCCGACATGGTGCTCACCGACGACGACTTCGCCACCATCGAGGCCGCCGTCGAAGAGGGCCGCGGGGTGTTCGACAACCTCACCAAGTTCATCGTGTGGACGCTGCCGACGAACATGGGCGAGGGCCTCGTCATCCTGGCGGCGATCCTGTTCGGCTCCGCGCTGCCGATCCTCCCCACCCAGATCCTGTGGATCAACATGACCACGGCCGTGGCGCTCGGCCTGATGCTCGCCTTCGAGCCGAAGGAGGCCGGGATCATGGCCCGGGCTCCGCGCGATCCGGACAGACCGCTGCTGACCGGTGCCCTGGCCTTCCGTGTCGTGCTGGTCTCCACGCTGCTCGTGGCCGGATCCTGGTGGCTGTTCAGCTGGGAGCGGGCCGAGGGCGCCGGGCTGGCGGAGGCGCGCACCGCCGCGCTCAACCTCTTCGTCGTCGTCGAGTTGTTCTACCTGTTCAGCTGCCGCTCGCTCACCCGCTCGATGTGGCACATCGGTCCGTTCAGCAACAAGTGGATCATCGGCGGTGTCACCGTGCAGGCCCTGGGCCAGCTCGCCATCACGTATCTGCCGGCCATGAACACCCTGTTCGAGACCACCCCGATCAACGGGGAGACCTGGCTCCGCATTCTCGGCATCGCCGCCCTGGCCTCGCTCGTCGTCGCGGTCGACAAGCGCCTGCGGCGGCAGTGGGTGTAGCCGCAGGGGGCCCAGGCCCGCGCTCCGTACCCGGTGAGCGCCGGGGCGCGCACACGGCGGCGCCCGTACCCCCGTTCGCCGGGGGTACGGGCGCCGCGCCCCGGGAGGGGACGGGGAGGCCGGGCGGGGCCGGGGAGAGCCCTGCCGGGCCGGTCAGCCGACCGTGAAGGTGCGGGAGACGCCGGTGAAGCCGTCGATCTCCCCGAGGAGGTTGCGGCTGTCCCCGCGGTGGACGAACCGGTACGTGCCCGGGGCGGCGTCCGCCGGGATCTCCCAGCCGGTGGTGGCCGTGGAGACGGCCGCGTAGGAGCGCTTCCAGCGGTAGGTGGTGGACCAGTCGTTGTCGGTGGCCACCGTCCGCCAGCCGTTCGCCGTCTGCCGCTGCACCTCCAGGAACGTGCCCTCGCCGCGCAGGTTGTTGCGCGGGTGGCCGGTGTAGAAGACGGCCTCGGCGCGCTCACCGGGCGCGTAGCCCGCGGCCGGCTGTTCGGCGAGGTCCCCGAACTGCTTGCCGAGCGGCGGGGAGTCCAGGACGACGCCGGGCTTCACGTCGAGCTGGGTGTTGCCGAGCCACGGCGGCCGGACGGCGCTGGGGGTGGGCTCCCCGGAGCGGAGCGCGGAGGCGAGCTCGGCGAACTCCTGCTGGTAGGCGGGGAGGGTGTAGCGGCCGAAGTGGGTGGACGCGCCCTCGTAGTGCTGGGCGTCGTACTCCTCGGGCGTGGTGACGTAGCCCGAGTAGGCGTTGGAGTAGCCGGCGAAGACGGTGTGCCGGGAGGAGGGGCCGAGCTTCTCCGCGACGGTGTCCATGACGCGGTGCCCGGCGACGACGGTGAACTCGGCCGGGGCCGCGGTCAGCGTCAGCTGCCCGATACGGACGAGCTGCAGGGGCAGGATCTGCGGGGTCCAGGACGGCTTCTGCACCCCGGTGGTGATGAAGACCGGCTTGGGCTTCTGGCACTCGCGCACCGCGGCGGGTGTCGGGGCGACGACCGCCCCGGCGACGGTGAGCAGGGGGTTCGGCTTGAGCTCGCCCTCCTCCGCGATGTCGGGCCCGGGACCGTCCTCGGCGCCCGCGGTGAAGCCCTGGCCGAGCGCCGCCGGGCAGGTGCTGTGCGTCCGGCCGTCGCCGGTGTACGCGGGGCCGACCTCGACGCCGGAGAAGTCGACGTAGCGCTGGCGGTGGGCGATGGGGCCGGTCAGCTCCTCCTTGGCCGCGTTGAAGAGTTCGACGGCCTTGCCGGCCTGGAGTTTCCCGATGATCTCGGTGTTCTCGAACTCGTCGTCCGTGGGGCCCTTGGCGCCGCCCTCGCGCAGATTGGGCGACATGTCGCCGGCGTTGGACTGCGGGAAGGCCGCGACGAACTTCCCCCGCTCGCCCCACTCGACGCCGTTGACGTCGTGCTCGACGTGGTACTGCGCATAGCCCTTGTTGTCCGGGCTGATGAGGGTGTTCTCCGGGGTCATGGAGGTGGCGTGGGTGGCGAACCAGCTGACCATGCCGACCGGCCGGCCCTCCTGCTCGAAGCGGAGCACGGTCATCGAGCGGTCCACGCCGTCCGGGAAGCGCTCCCGGTCCTCGGCCGGGTTGCGCCGGAACGCCTCCTGGGAGCGGTTGACGTTGGCGCCGTCCAGCTCACCGGTGGCGATCTTGACCTTGCCGGGGGCGAGGTCCGCGTCGGCCGCCGCGACGGCCCGGACGATGCCCGAGACGATGGCCTCGTAGGTCTTCTTCTTGTGGCCCAGGATCGTCAGGTTGTAGAGCAGGTGGTGGGAGGGGCCGCCGGGGCCGGCGTGGGTGTGGGTGGCGGAGAGGACGACGTTGGAGTCGGTGTAACGGGAGCCGTAGCGCTCGCCGAGCCGGCGGATGACGTCCTGCTGCACCCCCTGCATGATCATGCCGAGGTCGGTGGAGACGAAGACCGTGCGGCCGCCGCTGCCGTCGGCGACCGCGAAGGCGCGGGCCCACTGGCGGGAGTGGATGCCGGAGGTCTCCTGGTCGAGCCGGGCGTAGCCCATCATGCCGACCTCGGCGGCCTCGCCGGTGATGTCGGCGATGCCCACGCCGACCCGGTAGCCGTCGGCCGCGGCGTTCGCCGGGGCCGCGGTC from the Streptomyces xinghaiensis S187 genome contains:
- a CDS encoding ABC transporter permease, with product MTVLKTSLRNFVAHKGRMVLSAVAVLLSVAFVCGTLVFTDTMNTTFDKLFASTASDVTVSAKTDENAQQTGKAPTIPEATAARLEKLDGVEKAQADVFDERVTLVDDQGNNLSPDTGAPTIASDWGAEEDSVMELVSGHAPRGPTEVIVDADTADRKKLELGDAVKVISFRGTTEAEITGIAKFTATNPGAALVFFDRPTAQEKLLGSTDLVSQVLLTAADGVTDEQLKKDVIAELGGGFEVKTKDEAADSAADEVGGFLDFMKYALLGFAGISVLVGIFLIVNTFSMLVAQRTREIGLMRAIGASRKQVNRSVLTEALLLGLVGSLLGIGAGIGIAIALMELMGLVGMNLDTSDLTVKATTPLIGLVLGVVVTVVAAYLPGRRAGKVSPMAALRDAGTPADGRAGRVRAVVGLVLTAIGAAGLVLAARADEAGQGAQFLSLGIVFSLIGFVVIGPLLAGVVVRAISVVVLRLFGPVGRMAERNALRNPRRTGATAAALMIGLALVAGLSVVGSSMVASAEEQLDKSVGADFIVGSDTGQLITPEAEQAVKDTPGLAHVTDYKFVRVELSTPDGKKTETGLAAADPTYAEDLRVETVAGELSAAYGEDALSVPEDFAKDHGIELGETVTAEFTGGKSAELEVAAITTQDTSVDQGAMYVNIATVERYLPEGKMPANMMMFGKAEEGKADQAYAALKDSLKDYPQYKVRDQADYKETLRDQIGQLLNMVYGLLALAIIVAVLGVVNTLALSVVERTREIGLLRAIGLSRRQLRRMIRLESVVIALFGAGLGLGLGMAWGAATQQLLALEGLGVLDIPWPTIITVFFGSALVGLIAALVPAFRAGRMNVLNAIATE
- a CDS encoding cation-transporting P-type ATPase is translated as MNPTEAHHGLAAHEVVMLLETDPHRGLDEGEVARRQQRYGPNVLPAATGGGLLLRVLRQFHHPLIYVLLAAGTITALLHEYTDSAVIFGVVVVNAVVGFVQESKAEAALDALRSMVQTRARVVRDGRERMVPSQELVPGDLVLVEAGDKVPADVRLIRPVSLRVDESALTGESVPVAKDETVLPATAAVADRHNMLYSGTLVTAGSGTGVTVATGGETELGAIHRLVGSAETLVTPLTAKLNQFSKVLTVAILALAALTFGIGLARGQDGAETFTAAVALAVGAIPEGLPAAVTITLAIGVARMARRKAVVRQLPAVETLGSTTVIGSDKTGTLTENQMTVRAVWTPDGAEYEVTGSGYAPEGEIVHGTDGTVAAPRPRSALWWTLLAGAACNDAALTHEEGRWGLVGDPTEGALLVAAAKGGLDPAALPGEYARAGTLPFSSERQFMATLHRDPGSGGGTGHVVLVKGAVERVLPLCGGQSAADGTVRELDADAVLRAAEGLAGRGLRVLATAVRTDPDPRAFGEDTLDGTLTLTGLQAMLDPPRPAAASAVRACHTAGITVKMITGDHAATAGAIAERLHLFGDVGGSRGDAGVLTGADLDALPAEEYPEAVDRARVFARVSPEQKLRLVEALQSRGHVVAMTGDGVNDAPALRQANIGIAMGRGGTEVAKEAADMVLTDDDFATIEAAVEEGRGVFDNLTKFIVWTLPTNMGEGLVILAAILFGSALPILPTQILWINMTTAVALGLMLAFEPKEAGIMARAPRDPDRPLLTGALAFRVVLVSTLLVAGSWWLFSWERAEGAGLAEARTAALNLFVVVELFYLFSCRSLTRSMWHIGPFSNKWIIGGVTVQALGQLAITYLPAMNTLFETTPINGETWLRILGIAALASLVVAVDKRLRRQWV
- the mfd gene encoding transcription-repair coupling factor, giving the protein MSLHGLLDAVVRDPALAEAVRAATDGRRPHVDLVGPPAARPFAVAALARDTGRPVLAVTATGREAEDLAAALRCLLPPDEVVEYPSWETLPHERLSPRSDTVGRRLAVLRRLTHPSADDPSAGPVRVVVAPVRSVLQPQVKGLGELEPVSLRQGESADLAEITEALAAAAYARVELVEKRGDFAVRGGILDVFPPTEEHPLRVEFWGDEAEEIRYFKVADQRSLEVAEHGLWAPPCRELLLTEDVRRRAAELAERRPELGELLGKIAEGIAVEGMESLAPVLVDEMELLIDVLPEGSMAVVCDPERVRTRAADLVATSQEFLQASWAATAMADTGEAPIDVGAASLRGIAEVRERAREIGMPWWSVSPFAADEEAGGDTVKLGMRAAESYRGDTARALADTKGWLADGWRAVYLTEGHGTAARMAEVLGGEGIPARLEDGLGDGPEAIAPSVVHVACGTLDQGFTDPGLKLAVLTETDLTGQKTAGKDGARMPARRRKTIDPLTLEAGDYIVHEQHGVGRYLEMVQRTVQGATREYLLVEYAPAKRGQPGDRLYIPTDQLEQVTKYVGGEAPTLHRLGGADWTKTKARAKKAVKEIAADLIRLYSARMAAPGHTFGADTPWQRELEDAFPYAETPDQLTTIAEVKEDMEKSVPMDRLICGDVGYGKTEIAVRAAFKAVQDGKQVAVLVPTTLLVQQHMGTFSERYAAFPVKVKALSRFQTDTEAKAVLEGMREGSVDIVIGTHRLFSSETKFKDLGLVIVDEEQRFGVEHKEQLKKLRANVDVLTMSATPIPRTLEMAVTGIREMSTITTPPEERHPVLTFVGPYDTKQIGAAIRRELLREGQVFYIHNRVESIDRAAARLREAVPEARIATAHGQMSESALEQVVVDFWEKKFDVLVSTTIVESGIDIANANTLIVERADTFGLSQLHQLRGRVGRSRERGYAYFLYPPEKPLTETAHERLATIAQHTEMGAGMYVAMKDLEIRGAGNLLGGEQSGHIAGVGFDLYVRMVGEAVADYRASLEGGVEEEPPLEVKIELPVDAHVPHDYAPGERLRLQAYRAIASANSEEDIAAVREELTDRYGKLPEPVENLLLVAGLRMLARSCGVTDITLQGSSIRFGPVELRESQELRLKRLHPRAVIKPATRQLLVPRPATARIGGKPLVGRELLAWTGEFLTTVVS
- a CDS encoding ABC transporter ATP-binding protein; amino-acid sequence: MTTAVSNPRTGGSGGHTAVAARARKVVKAYGSGETRVLALDGVDVDIDRGRLTAIMGPSGSGKSTLMHCLAGLDTVTAGEIHLGDTEITGLKDKKLTRLRRDRVGFIFQAFNLLPTLNALENITLPMDIAGRRPDQAWLDRVVDTVGLRDRLKHRPTELSGGQQQRVAVARALAARPEIIFGDEPTGNLDSRAGAEVLGFLRRSVDELGQTIVMVTHDPVAAAYADRVLYLADGRIVDDMPDPTAERVLERMLSLSADEGPGHEAPGHAASGLSAHAPSDPAASARGRA